In Hamadaea flava, a genomic segment contains:
- a CDS encoding winged helix-turn-helix transcriptional regulator, which produces MPRNTWSPDPSCGVAQTVSVLGDGWSVLILRDVARGHQRFDDLVTELGISRKVLAERLAGLIDDGVLRREPYQTGPVRYAYALTESGRDLLGVIVALQDWGDRWRLGDGSLTAADSDESATAHRVRDLVGQPAPEVRLPSAAGGMVDALAGPAVVFAYPATGTTAPLPSGWAEIPGAVGCTLENRLFRTAYPRLKTAGIALRGVSTQRPDEQQVFATAESIPFSLLSDVELGLAAALRLPVFRAGERHRLKRLILIVDGDRTIRAVRYPVVDIAAAVDWAVETALTL; this is translated from the coding sequence ATGCCGCGGAACACCTGGTCGCCCGATCCGTCCTGTGGGGTCGCCCAAACGGTCAGTGTCCTCGGCGACGGGTGGAGCGTGCTGATCCTGCGCGACGTCGCCCGGGGGCATCAGCGGTTCGACGACCTCGTGACCGAGTTGGGCATCTCCCGGAAGGTGCTCGCCGAACGCCTCGCGGGGCTCATCGACGACGGGGTCCTCCGGCGCGAGCCCTACCAGACGGGGCCGGTTCGGTACGCGTACGCGCTGACCGAGTCCGGTCGCGATCTGCTCGGAGTGATCGTCGCCCTGCAGGACTGGGGCGACCGCTGGCGGCTCGGCGACGGCTCGCTCACCGCCGCCGACTCCGACGAGTCCGCGACCGCTCACCGCGTACGCGATCTGGTCGGGCAGCCGGCGCCGGAGGTGCGCCTGCCGAGCGCCGCCGGTGGCATGGTCGACGCCCTGGCCGGACCGGCCGTCGTGTTCGCCTATCCCGCGACGGGCACCACCGCTCCCCTGCCGTCCGGCTGGGCCGAGATACCCGGTGCGGTGGGCTGCACTCTCGAGAACCGGCTGTTCCGCACGGCGTATCCCCGGTTGAAGACAGCGGGGATCGCGCTGCGCGGGGTGAGCACACAGCGGCCGGACGAGCAGCAGGTCTTCGCCACGGCCGAGAGCATCCCGTTCAGCCTGCTGAGCGACGTGGAGCTGGGGTTGGCCGCGGCCTTGCGGCTGCCGGTGTTCCGCGCAGGCGAGCGGCACCGGCTGAAGCGGCTGATCCTGATCGTCGACGGCGACCGGACGATCCGGGCGGTGCGGTATCCCGTGGTCGATATCGCCGCGGCGGTGGACTGGGCCGTCGAGACCGCGCTTACCTTGTGA